A stretch of DNA from Sphingomonas ginkgonis:
TCCGGCGAAGACGGCGGTCGCCGCGGGGCGCCAGTAGGGCGCGCCAAGACCGGCGAGCGCCGGCAGCAGGGTAACGCCGCCGCTGTCCTCGACCGACCGCGCCAGGGCTTCGCTTTCGCCAGCGGTACCGAGCAGGCCAAGATTGTCGCGCAGCCACTTGATCAGGCTTCCCGCGACGAAGATCGATCCTTCCAGCGCGAAGCGGCGGTCGCCGCCGATGTCGGTCAGGATCGTGCCGAGCAGCCTGCCGGGATCGGTGGGCCGCGAAGAGCCCAGGCTGGTGAGCGCGAAGGCGCCGGTTCCGAGCGTCAGCTTGGTCTGCCCGGGCGCGTTGCAGCCCTGGCCGACGGTGGCGGACTGCTGGTCGCCGATCATCGCGGTGATCGGGATGGCCTGCCCGAACCAGCGCCTGTCGGTGAGGCCGATGTGCTCGGTGTTGCCGACGATGGCCGGGAGCGATGCGCGCGGAACGGCGAGGAGGTCGCACAGCGCATCGTCCCAGTCTCGCCCGTCGAGGTCGAGCAGCATGGTCCGGCTGGCGTTGCTGGCATCGCTGACATGGGTGCCGCCGGTCAGCTTCCAGGCGAGCCAGCTGTCGACCGTTCCGAGCGCCAGCCACTCCCCGGCCGCGGCGACGTCCGGTCGAGCGGCGAGCCAGGCCATCTTGGTGCCGGAGAAATAGGGATCGAGTAGCAAGCCGGTGCGCGCCTGCACCCAAGGCTCGTGACCGGCCTCCCTGAGAGCGGCGCAACGGTCGGCGGTGCGGCGATCCTGCCAGACGATCGCGCGGTGCAACGGGCGACCGGTCCGGCGATCCCAGGCAACGACCGTCTCGCGCTGGTTGGTGATGCCGATCGCGGCAATGCCGCCCGCGCCGCCGGCCTGCTCGACCATCGCCCGGCCGCAGGCAAGCGTGGCTTGCCAGATCTCCTCGGCGTCATGCTCGACGAGGCCGGGCGCCGGGTAGTGCTGGCTGATCGGGAGCGCGCGCGAGCCGAGCACCGCGCCGTCGAGCCGATAGAGGATGGCCCGGGTCGA
This window harbors:
- a CDS encoding FGGY family carbohydrate kinase; translated protein: MSDDPLILVLDEGTSSTRAILYRLDGAVLGSRALPISQHYPAPGLVEHDAEEIWQATLACGRAMVEQAGGAGGIAAIGITNQRETVVAWDRRTGRPLHRAIVWQDRRTADRCAALREAGHEPWVQARTGLLLDPYFSGTKMAWLAARPDVAAAGEWLALGTVDSWLAWKLTGGTHVSDASNASRTMLLDLDGRDWDDALCDLLAVPRASLPAIVGNTEHIGLTDRRWFGQAIPITAMIGDQQSATVGQGCNAPGQTKLTLGTGAFALTSLGSSRPTDPGRLLGTILTDIGGDRRFALEGSIFVAGSLIKWLRDNLGLLGTAGESEALARSVEDSGGVTLLPALAGLGAPYWRPAATAVFAGLTFASTRAHLVRAALEAITHQCVDLADAFARTGAAWDEIRLDGGMSANNWLAEDLAAMLNLPATRPDDVETTARGAAMLAAVGAGLYTSLDEARAMLPPTRRFDPRPDDQARATRLAAWQAVLKMSEGQKHPPAG